The genomic interval CCGAGCCCGCCCGGAGCCCGCCTCAGCCTCGCCCCGAGCCCGCCTCAGCCTCGCCCCGAGCCCGCCCGGAGCCCGCCTCAGCCTCGCCCCGAGCCCGCCCCGAGCCCGCCTCAGCCTCGCCCCGAGCCCGCCCCGAGCCCGCCCGGAGCCCGCCTCAGCCTCGCCCCGAGCCCGCCCCgagccctccccagccccgccTCAGCCCCGCCTCGACCCCGCTTCAGCCCCGCCCGGGGTCCCGCTTCGCTCCGTTCCTggtcccgctccatccccgcgctcCCTCCCCGCCGTACGGGCCCGGTCCCGCCGGCAGCGGCTCGCTCGGGCGTCCCGCTCTGGCAGAGATGAGGACGCGTTTTCCCGGCCCCGCGGTGCGGGACACGGGCCGGCCCCGGCTGCCGGCCCCGAGCGAGGGATGCTCCCGGCAGGGAATGCGCTCCCggcagggaaggacagggaatgCGCTCCCGGCTCCGCTGCGGTGCTGtccccgccggggccgcggtGATGTCCCCCCGGGGACAAATCACCCGGCGCTGGCGGCTTTAGCGTGACCTAGTGAGAGAAGCTCTTGGAGTGAGCGATGAGCTCCACGAGGAGGGGCAGGCGGCACACGGGGAGATGATTTCTCAGCGGTTTTGGGGAGGCAGGGACAATGTTCCACTCATCTGGCTCCGGAACAAACCCCCTGGCTCAGTGGCCGCCCGGGACAAGGCACCGTTGTCCCACCAGGTGATGCTGATCCTGCAGCTCAGAGCCAGCTCGGGAGGATGTGCTTGTGGAACTGTAAAATAAAAGCACCTGAATAAAATACAAAGCATTTTCACTATTTAGGAC from Aphelocoma coerulescens isolate FSJ_1873_10779 chromosome 12, UR_Acoe_1.0, whole genome shotgun sequence carries:
- the LOC138117746 gene encoding keratinocyte proline-rich protein-like, translated to MDPAGSSRGLAGFSALNRDPLCQGTADYGSAPGAPRPQRDGRRAGPAPGPRGGTGEFQGVPVGSDGQCPVPGCPCGFGETEPGRSRRPRPPRTVTVTATLTAAPPPRLRTEPARGSGPARSPPGARLSLAPSPPQPRPEPARSPPQPRPEPARSPPQPRPEPASASPRARPEPASASPRARPEPASASPRARPEPARSPPQPRPEPAPSPPQPRLSPASTPLQPRPGSRFAPFLVPLHPRAPSPPYGPGPAGSGSLGRPALAEMRTRFPGPAVRDTGRPRLPAPSEGCSRQGMRSRQGRTGNALPAPLRCCPRRGRGDVPPGTNHPALAALA